The following coding sequences lie in one Oncorhynchus kisutch isolate 150728-3 linkage group LG3, Okis_V2, whole genome shotgun sequence genomic window:
- the LOC116369618 gene encoding uncharacterized protein LOC116369618 isoform X2 gives MLCLKIVKVVTQTALRILLPALARIMGVNLRSGATSPESQCSEDSLGSLDEREKRLLISEMNYWTKERRRNGSAGCRQKSTRRTSSPCCSPKRSQTSLQSLPATGEATLMEEPLKALFGVTEESLLISLVEGHSNPSSSELSCAIVGEVVHQLNSGLSVAIQASPGCCPLMDSQDIAAGKEVIRVASVQILAELQSQTSEPEWVGFIEPLMDPVTDDVLDAIVGTMDKMAQDFNILLDLAKKMTILGSKFLTNLQCDLDVECPPGKEGTTHFLKETGSSTSVVARKIQTLSSPDFQSKALKAVNTILTRKVSSSSGMAPSSRPSSAAPSLTEAPLNTSCTALTSVTSTATLIVKAFVGGMETIASFEGTCEAVDWPVPVNEHTTGSSQMITFSLARTLYGRIRAKLRDLLTLSTR, from the exons ATGCTGTGTCTGAAGATTGTTAAAGTCGTGACCCAGACAGCCCTCCGCATTCTCCTACCAGCGCTAGCTCGTATCATGGGGGTGAACCTGAGGAGTGGGGCAACCTCCCCAGAATCCCAGTGCTCTGAGGATTCCTTAGGCAgtctggatgagagagagaaaaggctgcTGATCAGTGAGATGAACTACTGGactaaggagaggaggaggaatggcagTGCAGGGTGCCGCCAAAAATCCACCCGCAGGACCTCATCACCATGCTGTTCGCCTAAGAG GTCCCAGACCTCATTGCAGAGCTTGCCTGCAACTGGAGAGGCTACACTCATGGAGGAGCCTCTGAAGGCTCTTTTTGGGGTAACGGAAGAGAGCCTCCTGATATCCCTGGTTGAGGGTCACTCCAACCCCAGCTCCTCCGAGTTGAGCTGTGCTATCGTGGGGGAGGTGGTACACCAGCTTAACTCTGGCCTCTCAGTGGCCATTCAGGCCAGCCCGGGGTGTTGCCCCCTTATGGACAGTCAGGACATAGCAGCAGGCAAGGAGGTCATTCGGGTAGCCTCGGTGCAGATCCTGGCCGAGCTACAGAGCCAAACGTCTGAGCCAGAGTGGGTAGGGTTTATCGAGCCCCTCATGGACCCTGTGACCGATGATGTGCTGGATGCCATTGTCGGCACAATGGACAAAATGGCACAGGACTTCAACATCCTATTGGATCTGGCCAAGAAGATGACAATCTTGGGGTCTAAATTTCTGACCAATCTTCAATGTGACCTTGATGTTGAGTGTCCACCTGGGAAAGAAGGGACCACTCACTTTCTCAAAGAGACTGGATCCTCTACCAGTGTGGTGGCCAGAAAGATTCAGACCCTCTCTAGCCCCGACTTTCAGTCTAAAGCCCTGAAGGCGGTGAACACCATCCTTACAAGGAAAGTCAGCAGCTCTTCTGGCATGGCTCCTTCCTCTAGGCCTTCTAGTGCTGCTCCTAGCCTTACTGAAGCCCCCCTGAATACCAGCTGCACAGCCCTGACATCTGTAACCTCCACTGCCACATTGATTGTTAAGGCATTTGTGGGAGGCATGGAGACGATAGCATCATTTGAAGGCACATGTGAAGCAGTTGATTGGCCAGTTCCTGTAAATGAGCACACTACAGGATCTTCACAGATGATAACTTTCTCTCTAGCCCGCACACTCTACGGCCGTATACGAGCAAAGCTGAGGGACCTTTTAACTCTATCCACTCGATGA
- the LOC116369618 gene encoding uncharacterized protein LOC116369618 isoform X1: MKNTLKDFFTGLKPSGSERTENASSKETLGEILVAIQSEISNLGRMKDSRELLQINEMLGTMLKEVEKSEDDSEHVCQDIPRTCSSLSTSLNGRSSLSSSSKGPRSECELEINLPGTPIPDQVPFGLTCPIVRSSCIDTRVSKMPEISSSDLKTKMMAHTDEPLHRNSPMTDSSQSAKASFRSSTTSFTSKGTSLVPKGNGIDIEEKEVCIRSSSVHLRELLITPDISSATAFPLQYLMDSSKDDGICFVTILVIRLLSEIRPSALDGPSQQAADLTETCQQLIRQVLSEFCAASRFSRTQAYSQNLNIQRVFRGVHKNLMEEFGSYNTLQAAISSQDPAFDRVLVKSLTQQLVQGCKEASRPASAATNPSDQAETERGAEQKARRSFLCFSMTKLGINFKRSKRGNKKDCHSVQEQTEIPSTDAHCIAPVGEVSPSISQLVKKRSLIVRVFSAMMKPFRRFTKKNL, encoded by the exons ATGAAGAACACACTTAAGGATTTCTTCACAGGGCTGAAGCCATCCGGATCCGAAAGGACAGAAAATGCTTCTTCCAAAGAGACCCTTGGGGAAATCCTGGTTGCTATCCAGAGTGAAATCTCAAACTTAGGGCGAATGAAGGATTCCAGGGAGCTCCTTCAGATCAATGAGATGTTAGGAACTATGCTGAAGGAGGTTGAGAAAAGTGAGGATGACAGTGAACACGTCTGCCAAGACATCCCTAGAACCTGTTCATCTTTGTCCACTTCTTTAAATGGTCGTAGTTCCTTGTCCAGCTCTTCAAAGGGTCCTAGGTCAGAGTGTGAGTTAGAGATCAATCTCCCTGGCACTCCCATCCCTGACCAAGTGCCTTTTGGTCTGACTTGCCCCATCGTCAGGAGCTCCTGCATCGACACCAGAGTCTCTAAAATGCCAGAGATTTCTTCAAGTGACCTAAAGACAAAGATGATGGCACACACAGATGAACCCCTGCATCGTAACAGTCCAATGACTGACAGCAGTCAGAGTGCTAAAGCCTCTTTTCGATCCTCCACTACGTCTTTCACCAGCAAAGGAACCTCTTTGGTACCAAAGGGAAATGGGATTGACATTgaagagaaggaggtgtgcatcCGCAGCAGCTCTGTCCATCTGAGGGAGCTCTTAATCACCCCGGACATCAGCAGTGCCACTGCATTCCCACTGCAGTACTTGATGGACTCCAGCAAAGATGAtggcatctgttttgtcaccatacTGGTGATAAGGTTGCTATCGGAGATCAGACCCTCAGCCCTAGATGGACCCTCCCAACAGGCAGCAGATCTGACAGAAACATGTCAGCAACTCATCAGACAAGTCCTGTCTGAGTTCTGTGCTGCATCCAGATTCTCCAGGACACAGGCATATTCCCAGAACCTAAACATCCAAAGGGTGTTCAGAGGTGTACATAAAAACCTCATGGAGGAGTTTGGCTCTTATAACACCCTGCAAGCAGCTATTTCCtcccaggaccctgcatttgacaGAGTCCTGGTAAAGTCCTTGACCCAGCAGCTGGTACAGGGATGCAAGGAGGCGTCAAGACCAGCTTCTGCTGCAACAAACCCATCAGAccaggctgagacagagaggggggctgAGCAGAAAGCAAGAAGGAGCTTCCTTTGCTTTTCAATGACCAAACTCGGGATCAACTTCAAG CGTTCCAAGAGAGGAAACAAAAAGGACTGCCATTCAGTCCAGGAACAGACTGAGATTCCCTCTACTGATGCACATTGCATAG ctCCAGTTGGAGAGgtttctccctccatatctcagcTTGTCAAAAAACGATCCTTGATTGTCAGGGTCTTTTCAGCAATGATGAAGCCATTCAGGCGCTTCACCAAGAAGAACCTGTAA